The window TATCATATCCCGTTCGGCAACCGGCAGGGTTGCTATTTGCTGATTAACGGAGTTTGCCTGGCCATCCATGTAACTTAGGTTACGCTGAATGGTTTCACGTGTAGAGTTGACATTAGAAAGCGCCGCGTTTTTTATCCGCAATATTTGGTTGTTAATATCCTGTACAGGCGGCGAATTATTGGTATAGGTTTTAAGCAGGCTGTTTCTTTCGGCTATTAAACTATTAAAAGTAGTGATAATACCCGATAGCAATGGGTCGACCGTACCTGAAAGATTAAAGTTTAGGTTAGCATTATCCTTTTCCCTTATCAGTTTATCTTTAAACTCATCGATAGCTAATAACTGCATCCTCAATAATGAACGCTGCGCTTCAATATCCTTTGATTTTGCAAGTACATTTTCTGCAGCTGAATTTACGTTGACTATTTTATTACGCTGTTTGTATTCCTGAACATCTTTTTCTGACCCCTTAACCGAGTCGGAAAGAAAAGATAACTGCCGGTCGATAAATTTGATGATTTGCGACGCTGATTTTGTTTTTTGTTCCCTGTCATATATCAGGTACTCATCTAAAATAGCATTAAGCACATCGGATGCAAACACCGGGTTCAGATCGGTTTCCTGCAGGGTAATGATGTTTGAGTTTTTTACTAATTCGCCGGTGCGCAAACCGCCTTTTGCCCGGCCCAGGAAATCTTCGGGCGAGTTAAACTTGAATATAATTATAGTGCCGCTGCTTAATTCGCCGGGGTATTTAATGCTGAATGTTGTTGGCCCGATAGTTACCGGGGTGTTATATGCATAGTTTTTTTGGGTAACTTTTGAACCACCCAATTGATAGGATAAGTTAAACGTTGTATTATTTACCGGCCTGAACGTAATTTTATCCCTGTAAAAGTTAACGCTGTCTAAGGTAATGAATTGAATATCCAGCAGTTTTTGCGGGTACAGGTCAGAAGTACGTAAGCGGCCCGAAAGATAAAAGCTAACGCGGTAATCCAGTTTTTTAATAGCGCGTAAAATAAGCTGGCTGCTTTGGATAACAAAAACCTCGCTTTGTATTTTAGATGTGTTGTTAGTATTTGTAACAAAATTGCCGCCAAGGTCGGATATTTCTGATTTTTTATCTTCAAACTTCAGGGTCGCTACAGAACTTGAATACAATTTAGGGGTAACCCACAAATACACTTTGGCAATACCCATGCATAGTAAAACAGTACCTGCAACCCAATACCAGCGGCTTAACAGGATCTTGCCTATTTTAAAATAATCAATTTCCTGATTCGGTAATTTCTTCTGAAACTTATCTGTCCCCTGCATTTACCTGAAAAGCGTATATATAATTAGCGCTGTATTAAAAATCAACAATGATGGTTGTACCAGTGTCGAGAAATTTTGGATCTTATCATCCCGCACAGCCCGTTTGTTTTGTGCAATATAAACAATATCGTCATCCTGAAGAATGATATTAGGGCTGTTTAATATATTAACGTCGCTTAAATCAACCCAAATCGTTTTTTGGGAGCCATTTTCCTTCCTTATAATTTTTACGTTTTTTTCGTCAGCCGCGTTATTCAGGCCGCCTGCCTGCCCAATTATATCAATCAGTGTCGTCTTATCTTTCAGAAGCGGGTAGTTTCCCTGCGATTTTATTTCGCCTAATACGGTAACCTTCAGGTTTAGCACTTTTAATTCGATAATTGCGTTTTTAAGCAAATTTTCGCGGTAAAGTTTTTCAATTTTGCGGG of the Mucilaginibacter boryungensis genome contains:
- a CDS encoding polysaccharide biosynthesis/export family protein — its product is MRFKILPFLGVICLLCFSCSYKQQHALFQDKPTQTANITQGTIPTAYHIKADDILQIRNLENYKFLAPVEGVSSTAGSDGAGSQTYQVEEDGSVTLPVIGHIPVAGLTRYEAARKIEKLYRENLLKNAIIELKVLNLKVTVLGEIKSQGNYPLLKDKTTLIDIIGQAGGLNNAADEKNVKIIRKENGSQKTIWVDLSDVNILNSPNIILQDDDIVYIAQNKRAVRDDKIQNFSTLVQPSLLIFNTALIIYTLFR
- a CDS encoding GumC family protein: MQGTDKFQKKLPNQEIDYFKIGKILLSRWYWVAGTVLLCMGIAKVYLWVTPKLYSSSVATLKFEDKKSEISDLGGNFVTNTNNTSKIQSEVFVIQSSQLILRAIKKLDYRVSFYLSGRLRTSDLYPQKLLDIQFITLDSVNFYRDKITFRPVNNTTFNLSYQLGGSKVTQKNYAYNTPVTIGPTTFSIKYPGELSSGTIIIFKFNSPEDFLGRAKGGLRTGELVKNSNIITLQETDLNPVFASDVLNAILDEYLIYDREQKTKSASQIIKFIDRQLSFLSDSVKGSEKDVQEYKQRNKIVNVNSAAENVLAKSKDIEAQRSLLRMQLLAIDEFKDKLIREKDNANLNFNLSGTVDPLLSGIITTFNSLIAERNSLLKTYTNNSPPVQDINNQILRIKNAALSNVNSTRETIQRNLSYMDGQANSVNQQIATLPVAERDMISLERSFEINEKVFNILKEKKLDAQISSSAILPGASIVDRAQPNLGPIAPNEEQINRNAILTGLLVGLAIIVLIRVLNPYIYDKETVESLTTVPIIGVIRKFPGSIDEDNSQLLAISKPRSIFAESVRSVRTNLNFLASEKESKVICITSEVAGEGKSFVAVNLSSTLALINKRVILIGADLRRSRIHRTFNIPNDLGLSNYLANQATSDDIIHHSEVENLHFIISGPVPPNPSELLHSHRMNLLISELRTKYDIIIIDTAPIGLVSDSIPLIRVSDINVFVIRSGKSKYYAATVPQRIAQEYHLDNTVIVLNAFEEDLLHSRYYTTKFTGEGYGSRYYYYSDYSGYTSSGYYVDNEEKKWWDIRRWFKI